From one Lycium barbarum isolate Lr01 chromosome 6, ASM1917538v2, whole genome shotgun sequence genomic stretch:
- the LOC132600408 gene encoding uncharacterized protein LOC132600408 isoform X1: MFWKLPVLSSCSPVEAVLDKENFTLEELLDEEEIIQECKALNSRLINFLRERTQVEQLLRYIVEEPSEDADSRRTFKFPFIACEIFTCEIDVILRTLVDHEELMNLLFSFLEPSRPHSALLAGYFSKVVICLMVRKTAILMNYVQAHHDVFQQMVDLIGITSIMEVLVRLVGADDHMYPTTTDVMQWLTESNLLEMIVDKLSPFSSPEVHANAAESLCAITRNTPSPLATKLSSPSFVARIFGHALEDSHSKSSLVHSLSVCISILDPKRSIPSSMMYSFRNQQAYESPVHVNADTIDAMLPKLSGLLELLNVSSDDKVLPTTYGELRPPLGKHRLKIVEFISVLLKTGSEVAEKELISSGTIERVLNLFFEYPYNNALHHHVESIIYSCLESKNTTIVDHLFEECNLIGKIIQTDKQPTVSGDGNQPTLPATGKQAPRVGNIGHITRISNKLIQLGNNDNLIQLGSNDNLIRAHLEKNMEWSDWHTTDLQERNTLENVYRWACGRPTALHDRTRESDEEDVHDRDYDVAALANNLSQAFRYTIYDNDDAEEGRGALERDDEDVYFDDESAEVVISSLRLADDQGSSLFTNSNWFAFQDDRMGDASMSTSPADAMEDINLNGTSNSSKSNSDDEVVVGEEDELAESKNSNATSSSSSNAFNGLSVANSGNSGDQNQQNEKAGAAIDMIPVQFETSENDDPFGDTSMPEWVAWGDAPNFQVGGSTVNPFEDHSNSTDHLANSVEIVTPPLSSTTSCSGESIPNGISSPDSSKSSGSDSSQKATTVPSLFEEDVEFVGVELEGTEKAMEHALKEGIVGEAAPLKRSIVPKVPEKESTDDGGAGVKEYNDANYWRVDQEVAVSE, from the exons ATGTTTTGGAAGCTTCCAGTGCTTTCCTCTTGTTCACCG GTTGAAGCAGTACTAGACAAGGAAAATTTCACTTTGGAAGAGCTTCTTGATGAAGAAGAAATAATCCAAGAGTGCAAAGCTTTGAACAGTCGTCTCATAAATTT TTTGAGAGAGAGAACGCAGGTTGAGCAGTTGCTGCGTTACATTGTTGAAGAGCCTTCTGAGGATGCTGATAGCAGACGAACATTTAA GTTCCCTTTCATTGCCTGTGAGATATTTACCTGTGAAATTGATGTCATCCTTAGGACTTTAGTGGATCATGAAGAG CTAATGAATTTGCTCTTTTCCTTTCTGGAACCAAGTCGTCCTCATAGCGCCTTGCTGGCTGGGTATTTTAGTAAG GTGGTGATATGCCTTATGGTGCGGAAGACTGCTATACTTATGAATTATGTGCAG GCCCATCATGATGTTTTCCAACAGATGGTGGATTTGATTGGTATCACATCCATAATGGAG GTTTTGGTGCGACTTGTAGGAGCTGATGATCATATGTACCCCACTACTACAGATGTGATGCAATGGTTGACTGAGAGCAATCTATTAGAAATGATAGTGGACAAATTGAGCCCCTTT AGTTCTCCCGAAGTTCATGCTAATGCAGCAGAATCACTATGTGCAATAACCAGAAACACGCCGTCCCCTCTTGCCACCAAATTATCCAGCCCAAG TTTTGTTGCCAGGATATTTGGTCATGCCCTCGAAGACTCACACTCGAAGTCTTCCCTTGTCCATTCATTGTCTGTCTGCATCTCTATACTGGATCCAAAAAGATCAATTCCATCATCTATGATGTATTCTTTTCGGAACCAGCAGGCTTATGAGTCTCCCGTGCATGTCAATGCTGACACTATCGATGCAATGCTTCCTAAACTTA GCGGTTTGCTTGAGCTGTTGAATGTGTCATCTGATGATAAGGTTCTGCCCACAACATATGGAGAACTCAGGCCGCCTCTTGGAAAGCATCGCTTAAAG ATCGTGGAATTCATTTCTGTGCTACTGAAGACTGGCAGTGAAGTTGCAGAGAAAGAATTGATCAGCTCTGGGACAATTGAGAGGGTCCTGAATCTCTTTTTTGA GTATCCCTATAACAATGCATTACATCATCATGTGGAGAGTATAATATACTCATGCTTAGAAAGTAAGAACACTACAATCGTTGACCATCTTTTTGAGGAGTGCAATTTGATTGGCAAAATTATTCAAACCGATAAACAGCCTACAGTTTCTGGTGATGGAAATCAG CCCACCTTACCGGCTACTGGAAAACAAGCACCCCGAGTAGGTAACATAGGGCATATAACTAGGATTTCTAACAAACTCATTCAGTTGGGGAACAATGACAACCTCATTCAGTTGGGGAGCAATGACAACCTCATTCGCGCTCATCTTGAG AAAAATATGGAATGGAGTGATTGGCATACTACTGACTTGCAGGAGCGTAATACATTAGAAAATGTCTACCGCTGGGCTTGTGG CCGACCAACTGCATTGCACGACAGAACGAGGGAGAGCGACGAGGAAGATGTTCATGACAGAGATTATGATGTAGCAGCTTTAGCGAATAATCTGAGTCAAGCATTTCGCTACACcatatatgataatgatgatgctgAAGAG GGGCGTGGAGCTCTTGAACGAGATGATGAG GATGTTTATTTTGATGACGAGTCTGCTGAAGTTGTGATATCATCCCTGAGGTTGGCAGATGATCAGGGGAG CAGTTTGTTCACAAATTCAAACTGGTTTGCGTTCCAAGATGATAGAATGGGTGATGCCTCTATGAGCACCTCACCTGCTGATGCTATGGAGGATATTAACCTCAATGGAACGTCAAATAGTAGCAAAAGCAATAGTGATGATGAAGTGGTAGTTGGAGAGGAGGATGAATTGGCTGAGAGCAAAAATTCTAATGCAACTTCCAGCTCTAGTTCAAACGCCTTTAATGGGCTCAGCGTAGCCAATTCTGGTAACAGTGGAGACCAAAATCAACAGAATGAGAAAGCAGGCGCCGCAATTGACATGATTCCTGTACAGTTCGAGACGTCAGAGAATGATGACCCCTTTGGAGACACGTCTATGCCCGAATGGGTAGCATGGGGGGATGCCCCAAATTTTCAAGTTGGTGGATCCACTGTGAACCCTTTTGAAGACCATAGTAACTCTACTGACCATCTTGCCAACTCAGTGGAGATCGTAACTCCACCACTTAGTTCCACTACTAGTTGTAGTGGAGAATCTATTCCAAATGGTATCTCATCTCCTGATTCTAGCAAAAGTTCGGGGTCTGATTCTAGTCAGAAAGCAACTACCGTTCCTTCTTTGTTTGAAGAAGATGTTGAATTTGTTGGCGTGGAATTGGAGGGTACTGAGAAGGCGATGGAACATGCTCTTAAAGAAGGGATTGTTGGCGAAGCCGCTCCATTGAAAAGGAGCATTGTTCCCAAGGTACCGGAAAAGGAGAGCACAGATGATGGTGGGGCAGGAGTAAAAGAGTACAACGATGCAAATTATTGGAGAGTCGATCAAGAAGTTGCAGTGTCGGAATAA
- the LOC132600408 gene encoding uncharacterized protein LOC132600408 isoform X2: protein MFWKLPVLSSCSPVEAVLDKENFTLEELLDEEEIIQECKALNSRLINFLRERTQVEQLLRYIVEEPSEDADSRRTFKFPFIACEIFTCEIDVILRTLVDHEELMNLLFSFLEPSRPHSALLAGYFSKVVICLMVRKTAILMNYVQAHHDVFQQMVDLIGITSIMEVLVRLVGADDHMYPTTTDVMQWLTESNLLEMIVDKLSPFSSPEVHANAAESLCAITRNTPSPLATKLSSPSFVARIFGHALEDSHSKSSLVHSLSVCISILDPKRSIPSSMMYSFRNQQAYESPVHVNADTIDAMLPKLSGLLELLNVSSDDKVLPTTYGELRPPLGKHRLKIVEFISVLLKTGSEVAEKELISSGTIERVLNLFFEYPYNNALHHHVESIIYSCLESKNTTIVDHLFEECNLIGKIIQTDKQPTVSGDGNQPTLPATGKQAPRVGNIGHITRISNKLIQLGNNDNLIQLGSNDNLIRAHLEKNMEWSDWHTTDLQERNTLENVYRWACGRPTALHDRTRESDEEDVHDRDYDVAALANNLSQAFRYTIYDNDDAEEGRGALERDDEDVYFDDESAEVVISSLRLADDQGSLFTNSNWFAFQDDRMGDASMSTSPADAMEDINLNGTSNSSKSNSDDEVVVGEEDELAESKNSNATSSSSSNAFNGLSVANSGNSGDQNQQNEKAGAAIDMIPVQFETSENDDPFGDTSMPEWVAWGDAPNFQVGGSTVNPFEDHSNSTDHLANSVEIVTPPLSSTTSCSGESIPNGISSPDSSKSSGSDSSQKATTVPSLFEEDVEFVGVELEGTEKAMEHALKEGIVGEAAPLKRSIVPKVPEKESTDDGGAGVKEYNDANYWRVDQEVAVSE, encoded by the exons ATGTTTTGGAAGCTTCCAGTGCTTTCCTCTTGTTCACCG GTTGAAGCAGTACTAGACAAGGAAAATTTCACTTTGGAAGAGCTTCTTGATGAAGAAGAAATAATCCAAGAGTGCAAAGCTTTGAACAGTCGTCTCATAAATTT TTTGAGAGAGAGAACGCAGGTTGAGCAGTTGCTGCGTTACATTGTTGAAGAGCCTTCTGAGGATGCTGATAGCAGACGAACATTTAA GTTCCCTTTCATTGCCTGTGAGATATTTACCTGTGAAATTGATGTCATCCTTAGGACTTTAGTGGATCATGAAGAG CTAATGAATTTGCTCTTTTCCTTTCTGGAACCAAGTCGTCCTCATAGCGCCTTGCTGGCTGGGTATTTTAGTAAG GTGGTGATATGCCTTATGGTGCGGAAGACTGCTATACTTATGAATTATGTGCAG GCCCATCATGATGTTTTCCAACAGATGGTGGATTTGATTGGTATCACATCCATAATGGAG GTTTTGGTGCGACTTGTAGGAGCTGATGATCATATGTACCCCACTACTACAGATGTGATGCAATGGTTGACTGAGAGCAATCTATTAGAAATGATAGTGGACAAATTGAGCCCCTTT AGTTCTCCCGAAGTTCATGCTAATGCAGCAGAATCACTATGTGCAATAACCAGAAACACGCCGTCCCCTCTTGCCACCAAATTATCCAGCCCAAG TTTTGTTGCCAGGATATTTGGTCATGCCCTCGAAGACTCACACTCGAAGTCTTCCCTTGTCCATTCATTGTCTGTCTGCATCTCTATACTGGATCCAAAAAGATCAATTCCATCATCTATGATGTATTCTTTTCGGAACCAGCAGGCTTATGAGTCTCCCGTGCATGTCAATGCTGACACTATCGATGCAATGCTTCCTAAACTTA GCGGTTTGCTTGAGCTGTTGAATGTGTCATCTGATGATAAGGTTCTGCCCACAACATATGGAGAACTCAGGCCGCCTCTTGGAAAGCATCGCTTAAAG ATCGTGGAATTCATTTCTGTGCTACTGAAGACTGGCAGTGAAGTTGCAGAGAAAGAATTGATCAGCTCTGGGACAATTGAGAGGGTCCTGAATCTCTTTTTTGA GTATCCCTATAACAATGCATTACATCATCATGTGGAGAGTATAATATACTCATGCTTAGAAAGTAAGAACACTACAATCGTTGACCATCTTTTTGAGGAGTGCAATTTGATTGGCAAAATTATTCAAACCGATAAACAGCCTACAGTTTCTGGTGATGGAAATCAG CCCACCTTACCGGCTACTGGAAAACAAGCACCCCGAGTAGGTAACATAGGGCATATAACTAGGATTTCTAACAAACTCATTCAGTTGGGGAACAATGACAACCTCATTCAGTTGGGGAGCAATGACAACCTCATTCGCGCTCATCTTGAG AAAAATATGGAATGGAGTGATTGGCATACTACTGACTTGCAGGAGCGTAATACATTAGAAAATGTCTACCGCTGGGCTTGTGG CCGACCAACTGCATTGCACGACAGAACGAGGGAGAGCGACGAGGAAGATGTTCATGACAGAGATTATGATGTAGCAGCTTTAGCGAATAATCTGAGTCAAGCATTTCGCTACACcatatatgataatgatgatgctgAAGAG GGGCGTGGAGCTCTTGAACGAGATGATGAG GATGTTTATTTTGATGACGAGTCTGCTGAAGTTGTGATATCATCCCTGAGGTTGGCAGATGATCAGGGGAG TTTGTTCACAAATTCAAACTGGTTTGCGTTCCAAGATGATAGAATGGGTGATGCCTCTATGAGCACCTCACCTGCTGATGCTATGGAGGATATTAACCTCAATGGAACGTCAAATAGTAGCAAAAGCAATAGTGATGATGAAGTGGTAGTTGGAGAGGAGGATGAATTGGCTGAGAGCAAAAATTCTAATGCAACTTCCAGCTCTAGTTCAAACGCCTTTAATGGGCTCAGCGTAGCCAATTCTGGTAACAGTGGAGACCAAAATCAACAGAATGAGAAAGCAGGCGCCGCAATTGACATGATTCCTGTACAGTTCGAGACGTCAGAGAATGATGACCCCTTTGGAGACACGTCTATGCCCGAATGGGTAGCATGGGGGGATGCCCCAAATTTTCAAGTTGGTGGATCCACTGTGAACCCTTTTGAAGACCATAGTAACTCTACTGACCATCTTGCCAACTCAGTGGAGATCGTAACTCCACCACTTAGTTCCACTACTAGTTGTAGTGGAGAATCTATTCCAAATGGTATCTCATCTCCTGATTCTAGCAAAAGTTCGGGGTCTGATTCTAGTCAGAAAGCAACTACCGTTCCTTCTTTGTTTGAAGAAGATGTTGAATTTGTTGGCGTGGAATTGGAGGGTACTGAGAAGGCGATGGAACATGCTCTTAAAGAAGGGATTGTTGGCGAAGCCGCTCCATTGAAAAGGAGCATTGTTCCCAAGGTACCGGAAAAGGAGAGCACAGATGATGGTGGGGCAGGAGTAAAAGAGTACAACGATGCAAATTATTGGAGAGTCGATCAAGAAGTTGCAGTGTCGGAATAA